A portion of the Patagioenas fasciata isolate bPatFas1 chromosome W, bPatFas1.hap1, whole genome shotgun sequence genome contains these proteins:
- the LOC136114580 gene encoding DNA polymerase iota-like isoform X1 translates to MEPFPPPTEQDEEEEEDEEEDWLRPQPAGHSKSALARSAAHRVIVHVDLDCFYAQVEMLRNPELRDKPLGVQQKNLVVTSNYEARKLGVQKLMFVKDAKEKCPQLVLVNGEDLTPYREMSYKVTGSCGVTQKPDIMSCIRIILGHLFLLELLGEFCPLVERLGLDENFVDVTEMVEKRVKQLQQSACSRVSVSGHVYNNQAINLDDTRHVRLILGSQIAEELREAVYTRLGLTGCAGVAANKLLAKLASGTFKPNQQTVLLPESRPDLIRSLDRIQKVPGIGSKTAKRLEALGIKNVCDLQAFPSAALEAELGAAVAQRIQKLSYGEDESPVTPWGPPQSFSDEDSFKKCSTEVEVKEKIEELLHNLLDRIRKDGRQPHTVRLTIRQFSSTDKWFNRESRQCPIPPHLIQQFGKESSDILSPLVDILLKLFRKMIDVHLPFHLTLLSICFSNLKALPRGKKGSIGFYLKQMSPPAGSAKRPREVEDVSQEEGNASWNQNYNRTGTTKSRKLPEEKQSQLKEAGIPHCPFHLPPGDIDPQVFGELPEDIHQEMIAEKAEAMASCSSQCPTSALDKQKLEEKTSQQAGIVFPPHVDTKTFYELPADVQEELIAEWKNQGPVSKTVDKPPEKPKASKGRRNAAPCLSQSNSLLRYFKPR, encoded by the exons ATGGAGCCCTTCCCGCCGCCCACGGAgcaggacgaggaggaggaggaggacgaggaggaggactggctgcgcccgcagccggccg gTCACAGCAAGTCGGCGTTGGCGAGAAGCGCAGCGCACAGGGTGATCGTGCACGTGGACCTGGATTGTTTTTACGCACAAGTAGAAATGCTCCGGAATCCCGAATTAAGAGACAAGCCTCTAG GCGTGCAGCAGAAAAACCTCGTGGTTACCTCGAATTACGAAGCTAGAAAACTCGGAGTCCAAAAACTGATGTTTGTGAAGGATGCTAAAGAGAAGTGTCCTCAGCTGGTGCTGGTTAACGGAGAAGATCTCACTCCATACAGGGAGATGTCGTACAAGGTTACAG GGAGCTGTGGAGTGACGCAAAAACCTGATATTATGAGTTGTATACGGATTATCCTGGGTCATCTTTTCCTCCTAGAGCTGCTGGGGGAATTTTGTCCGTTGGTGGAGCGGCTTGGGCTCGATGAAAATTTTGTGGATGTCACAGAGATGGTCGAGAAAAGAGTAAAGCAGCTCCAGCAAAGCGCATGTTCCAGAGTCTCTGTGTCCGGCCACGTGTACAACAACCAAG CTATTAATTTGGACGATACAAGGCATGTAAGACTAATCCTTGGGTCTCAGATCGCAGAGGAGTTGAGAGAAGCCGTATACACGAGGTTGGGCCTCACGGGCTGTGCAGGAGTGGCCGCCAACAAATTGCTGGCGAAATTAGCGTCCGGGACCTTCAAACCGAATCAACAAACGGTTCTTCTGCCCGAGAGCCGCCCGGATCTCATTCGCAGCCTCGACCGCATCCAAAAAGTGCCTG GCATTGGTTCCAAAACAGCCAAACGTCTGGAGGCGCTGGGGATTAAAAACGTGTGTGATCTGCAGGCGTTTCCATCGGCGGCGCTGGAGGCGGAATTGGGCGCTGCTGTCGCTCAgcgcatccaaaaactcagctaCGGAGAGGACGAATCGCCCGTGACCCCATGGGGCCCTCCACAG TCCTTTAGTGATGAAGATTCCTTTAAAAAATGTTCAACAGAAGTGGAAGTGAAAGAGAAAATTGAAGAGCTGCTTCATAATCTATTAGACAG AATCCGCAAAGACGGAAGACAACCGCACACCGTGAGATTGACCATTCGCCAGTTCTCCTCAACGGATAAATGGTTTAATCGGGAAAGTCGCCAGTGTCCCATTCCACCTCATCTCATCCAGCAATTTGGAAAAG aaagcAGCGACATTCTGTCCCCGTTGGTTGATATACTACTGAAACTCTTTCGCAAGATGATAGATGTACATCTGCCGTTCCATCTCACCCTTCTGAGCATCTGCTTCTCCAACCTCAAAGCTCTTCCTCGCGGCAAGAAAGGATCAATCGGTTTCTATCTCAAGCAGATGTCACCACCAGCAGGCTCCGCTAAACGTCCCCGG GAAGTGGAAGATGTCTCCCAAGAGGAGGGAAACGCTTCTTGGAACCAGAACTACAACAGAACTGGAACTACCAAAAGTAGGAAACTTCCGGAGGAAAAGCAAAGCCAGCTCAAAGAAGCAGGAATTCCTCACTGCCCGTTTCATTTGCCTCCTGGTGATATTGACCCGCAAGTCTTCGGGGAACTTCCAGAAGATATTCACCAAGAAATGATAGCGGAAAAAGCAGAAGCGATGGCTAGTTGTTCTTCCCAGTGTCCCACAAGTGCGCTGGATAAACAGAAGTTGGAGGAGAAAACTTCCCAACAAGCAGGAATTGTATTTCCCCCTCATGTTGACACAAAGACTTTTTACGAGCTACCTGCAGATGTGCAGGAAGAACTGATCGCTGAATGGAAAAATCAGGGACCTGTGTCCAAAACTGTGGATAAACCCCCTGAAAAACCCAAAGCAAGTAAAGGAAGAAGGAACGCAGCCCCGTGTTTATCACAGTCTAACAGTTTGCTAAGATATTTTAAGCCACGGTGA
- the LOC136114580 gene encoding DNA polymerase iota-like isoform X2 translates to MEPFPPPTEQDEEEEEDEEEDWLRPQPAGHSKSALARSAAHRVIVHVDLDCFYAQVEMLRNPELRDKPLGVQQKNLVVTSNYEARKLGVQKLMFVKDAKEKCPQLVLVNGEDLTPYREMSYKVTELLGEFCPLVERLGLDENFVDVTEMVEKRVKQLQQSACSRVSVSGHVYNNQAINLDDTRHVRLILGSQIAEELREAVYTRLGLTGCAGVAANKLLAKLASGTFKPNQQTVLLPESRPDLIRSLDRIQKVPGIGSKTAKRLEALGIKNVCDLQAFPSAALEAELGAAVAQRIQKLSYGEDESPVTPWGPPQSFSDEDSFKKCSTEVEVKEKIEELLHNLLDRIRKDGRQPHTVRLTIRQFSSTDKWFNRESRQCPIPPHLIQQFGKESSDILSPLVDILLKLFRKMIDVHLPFHLTLLSICFSNLKALPRGKKGSIGFYLKQMSPPAGSAKRPREVEDVSQEEGNASWNQNYNRTGTTKSRKLPEEKQSQLKEAGIPHCPFHLPPGDIDPQVFGELPEDIHQEMIAEKAEAMASCSSQCPTSALDKQKLEEKTSQQAGIVFPPHVDTKTFYELPADVQEELIAEWKNQGPVSKTVDKPPEKPKASKGRRNAAPCLSQSNSLLRYFKPR, encoded by the exons ATGGAGCCCTTCCCGCCGCCCACGGAgcaggacgaggaggaggaggaggacgaggaggaggactggctgcgcccgcagccggccg gTCACAGCAAGTCGGCGTTGGCGAGAAGCGCAGCGCACAGGGTGATCGTGCACGTGGACCTGGATTGTTTTTACGCACAAGTAGAAATGCTCCGGAATCCCGAATTAAGAGACAAGCCTCTAG GCGTGCAGCAGAAAAACCTCGTGGTTACCTCGAATTACGAAGCTAGAAAACTCGGAGTCCAAAAACTGATGTTTGTGAAGGATGCTAAAGAGAAGTGTCCTCAGCTGGTGCTGGTTAACGGAGAAGATCTCACTCCATACAGGGAGATGTCGTACAAGGTTACAG AGCTGCTGGGGGAATTTTGTCCGTTGGTGGAGCGGCTTGGGCTCGATGAAAATTTTGTGGATGTCACAGAGATGGTCGAGAAAAGAGTAAAGCAGCTCCAGCAAAGCGCATGTTCCAGAGTCTCTGTGTCCGGCCACGTGTACAACAACCAAG CTATTAATTTGGACGATACAAGGCATGTAAGACTAATCCTTGGGTCTCAGATCGCAGAGGAGTTGAGAGAAGCCGTATACACGAGGTTGGGCCTCACGGGCTGTGCAGGAGTGGCCGCCAACAAATTGCTGGCGAAATTAGCGTCCGGGACCTTCAAACCGAATCAACAAACGGTTCTTCTGCCCGAGAGCCGCCCGGATCTCATTCGCAGCCTCGACCGCATCCAAAAAGTGCCTG GCATTGGTTCCAAAACAGCCAAACGTCTGGAGGCGCTGGGGATTAAAAACGTGTGTGATCTGCAGGCGTTTCCATCGGCGGCGCTGGAGGCGGAATTGGGCGCTGCTGTCGCTCAgcgcatccaaaaactcagctaCGGAGAGGACGAATCGCCCGTGACCCCATGGGGCCCTCCACAG TCCTTTAGTGATGAAGATTCCTTTAAAAAATGTTCAACAGAAGTGGAAGTGAAAGAGAAAATTGAAGAGCTGCTTCATAATCTATTAGACAG AATCCGCAAAGACGGAAGACAACCGCACACCGTGAGATTGACCATTCGCCAGTTCTCCTCAACGGATAAATGGTTTAATCGGGAAAGTCGCCAGTGTCCCATTCCACCTCATCTCATCCAGCAATTTGGAAAAG aaagcAGCGACATTCTGTCCCCGTTGGTTGATATACTACTGAAACTCTTTCGCAAGATGATAGATGTACATCTGCCGTTCCATCTCACCCTTCTGAGCATCTGCTTCTCCAACCTCAAAGCTCTTCCTCGCGGCAAGAAAGGATCAATCGGTTTCTATCTCAAGCAGATGTCACCACCAGCAGGCTCCGCTAAACGTCCCCGG GAAGTGGAAGATGTCTCCCAAGAGGAGGGAAACGCTTCTTGGAACCAGAACTACAACAGAACTGGAACTACCAAAAGTAGGAAACTTCCGGAGGAAAAGCAAAGCCAGCTCAAAGAAGCAGGAATTCCTCACTGCCCGTTTCATTTGCCTCCTGGTGATATTGACCCGCAAGTCTTCGGGGAACTTCCAGAAGATATTCACCAAGAAATGATAGCGGAAAAAGCAGAAGCGATGGCTAGTTGTTCTTCCCAGTGTCCCACAAGTGCGCTGGATAAACAGAAGTTGGAGGAGAAAACTTCCCAACAAGCAGGAATTGTATTTCCCCCTCATGTTGACACAAAGACTTTTTACGAGCTACCTGCAGATGTGCAGGAAGAACTGATCGCTGAATGGAAAAATCAGGGACCTGTGTCCAAAACTGTGGATAAACCCCCTGAAAAACCCAAAGCAAGTAAAGGAAGAAGGAACGCAGCCCCGTGTTTATCACAGTCTAACAGTTTGCTAAGATATTTTAAGCCACGGTGA
- the LOC136114580 gene encoding DNA polymerase iota-like isoform X3: protein MLRNPELRDKPLGVQQKNLVVTSNYEARKLGVQKLMFVKDAKEKCPQLVLVNGEDLTPYREMSYKVTGSCGVTQKPDIMSCIRIILGHLFLLELLGEFCPLVERLGLDENFVDVTEMVEKRVKQLQQSACSRVSVSGHVYNNQAINLDDTRHVRLILGSQIAEELREAVYTRLGLTGCAGVAANKLLAKLASGTFKPNQQTVLLPESRPDLIRSLDRIQKVPGIGSKTAKRLEALGIKNVCDLQAFPSAALEAELGAAVAQRIQKLSYGEDESPVTPWGPPQSFSDEDSFKKCSTEVEVKEKIEELLHNLLDRIRKDGRQPHTVRLTIRQFSSTDKWFNRESRQCPIPPHLIQQFGKESSDILSPLVDILLKLFRKMIDVHLPFHLTLLSICFSNLKALPRGKKGSIGFYLKQMSPPAGSAKRPREVEDVSQEEGNASWNQNYNRTGTTKSRKLPEEKQSQLKEAGIPHCPFHLPPGDIDPQVFGELPEDIHQEMIAEKAEAMASCSSQCPTSALDKQKLEEKTSQQAGIVFPPHVDTKTFYELPADVQEELIAEWKNQGPVSKTVDKPPEKPKASKGRRNAAPCLSQSNSLLRYFKPR from the exons ATGCTCCGGAATCCCGAATTAAGAGACAAGCCTCTAG GCGTGCAGCAGAAAAACCTCGTGGTTACCTCGAATTACGAAGCTAGAAAACTCGGAGTCCAAAAACTGATGTTTGTGAAGGATGCTAAAGAGAAGTGTCCTCAGCTGGTGCTGGTTAACGGAGAAGATCTCACTCCATACAGGGAGATGTCGTACAAGGTTACAG GGAGCTGTGGAGTGACGCAAAAACCTGATATTATGAGTTGTATACGGATTATCCTGGGTCATCTTTTCCTCCTAGAGCTGCTGGGGGAATTTTGTCCGTTGGTGGAGCGGCTTGGGCTCGATGAAAATTTTGTGGATGTCACAGAGATGGTCGAGAAAAGAGTAAAGCAGCTCCAGCAAAGCGCATGTTCCAGAGTCTCTGTGTCCGGCCACGTGTACAACAACCAAG CTATTAATTTGGACGATACAAGGCATGTAAGACTAATCCTTGGGTCTCAGATCGCAGAGGAGTTGAGAGAAGCCGTATACACGAGGTTGGGCCTCACGGGCTGTGCAGGAGTGGCCGCCAACAAATTGCTGGCGAAATTAGCGTCCGGGACCTTCAAACCGAATCAACAAACGGTTCTTCTGCCCGAGAGCCGCCCGGATCTCATTCGCAGCCTCGACCGCATCCAAAAAGTGCCTG GCATTGGTTCCAAAACAGCCAAACGTCTGGAGGCGCTGGGGATTAAAAACGTGTGTGATCTGCAGGCGTTTCCATCGGCGGCGCTGGAGGCGGAATTGGGCGCTGCTGTCGCTCAgcgcatccaaaaactcagctaCGGAGAGGACGAATCGCCCGTGACCCCATGGGGCCCTCCACAG TCCTTTAGTGATGAAGATTCCTTTAAAAAATGTTCAACAGAAGTGGAAGTGAAAGAGAAAATTGAAGAGCTGCTTCATAATCTATTAGACAG AATCCGCAAAGACGGAAGACAACCGCACACCGTGAGATTGACCATTCGCCAGTTCTCCTCAACGGATAAATGGTTTAATCGGGAAAGTCGCCAGTGTCCCATTCCACCTCATCTCATCCAGCAATTTGGAAAAG aaagcAGCGACATTCTGTCCCCGTTGGTTGATATACTACTGAAACTCTTTCGCAAGATGATAGATGTACATCTGCCGTTCCATCTCACCCTTCTGAGCATCTGCTTCTCCAACCTCAAAGCTCTTCCTCGCGGCAAGAAAGGATCAATCGGTTTCTATCTCAAGCAGATGTCACCACCAGCAGGCTCCGCTAAACGTCCCCGG GAAGTGGAAGATGTCTCCCAAGAGGAGGGAAACGCTTCTTGGAACCAGAACTACAACAGAACTGGAACTACCAAAAGTAGGAAACTTCCGGAGGAAAAGCAAAGCCAGCTCAAAGAAGCAGGAATTCCTCACTGCCCGTTTCATTTGCCTCCTGGTGATATTGACCCGCAAGTCTTCGGGGAACTTCCAGAAGATATTCACCAAGAAATGATAGCGGAAAAAGCAGAAGCGATGGCTAGTTGTTCTTCCCAGTGTCCCACAAGTGCGCTGGATAAACAGAAGTTGGAGGAGAAAACTTCCCAACAAGCAGGAATTGTATTTCCCCCTCATGTTGACACAAAGACTTTTTACGAGCTACCTGCAGATGTGCAGGAAGAACTGATCGCTGAATGGAAAAATCAGGGACCTGTGTCCAAAACTGTGGATAAACCCCCTGAAAAACCCAAAGCAAGTAAAGGAAGAAGGAACGCAGCCCCGTGTTTATCACAGTCTAACAGTTTGCTAAGATATTTTAAGCCACGGTGA